A window from Limisphaera ngatamarikiensis encodes these proteins:
- a CDS encoding glutaminase domain-containing protein: MKRQILLLIAGIMLGPQVQPVPAASAADAPAPSRWQPARGPLMTRWAADVSPERVHPEYPRPQLVRTEWQNLNGLWDYAITLREDPQPRTWDGKILVPFPVESALSGVMRRVYETNRLWYRRTFTLPKRWAGQRVLLHFGAVDWETVVWVNGREVGQHRGGYDAFSFDITDALKPEGEQELVVAVWDPTDAGTQPRGKQVRDPHGIWYTPSSGIWQTVWLEPVPQTHIGRVRLTPNIDDQTIRIEAFCAGPAEGWQLEAEVRSEGRAVGRGAVPLPAAGPAQPAVLEIRIPGPRLWSPDDPHLYDLQLTLRRGKQVGDRVGSYFGMRKIAVQRDPTGIPRLYLNNRPLFQFGPLDQGFWPDGLYTAPTDEALRYDIEMTKKLGFNMARKHVKIEPARWYYWCDKLGLLVWQDMPSGDRYIGPNDPDIQRSPESAAQFERELRAMVEGLYNHPCIVMWVPFNEGWGQYDTCRIVELIKQWDPTRLVNNASGWADRGCGDVHDIHVYPGPGTAPVESRRAVVLGEFGGLGLPLAGHTWQEERNWGYRSYNSREELTEAYLELLRRLHPLTGDQGLAAAVYTQTTDVEIEVNGLMTYDRAVVKMDPDLIAEAARKLYTPPVKRVSRRDELIPPATPLVAHDPYFSIWSPADELTGADTVHWTGRPHRLTGLIKIDNRVWRFLGASPARVPALTQTGLEVLPTRTRYTFEGGGIRLHLTFLTPALPMDVDILSRPVTYVTFDLASTDGRSHTVALYFDASAELTVNEPEQTVTWQRESWETVHAVRVGSVEQPILEKRGDDLRIDWGYLYLAGSANTPGAPAAGPRHEIQELFLRGGRWPTEVAGSAEPVRADRLVVAWNLPVGNVGPRPVRTWLMIAYDDLYSIQYMGHNLRPYWRRNGWEAADLLRAAAAEFESLERRCEAFDRELMADLEKVGGPAYARMAALAYRQCFAAGKFVADANGQPLQFCKENHSNGCIGTADVFYPMSPQFLLFGSTLAKSFLVPYLNYAASERWKFPFAPHDLGTYPHANGQVYGGGEHSEENQMPVEECGNALILVAAVARIDRDARFALPYWSRLEQWAAYLKEKGYDPENQLCTDDFAGHLAHNVNLSAKAIIGLGAFGQLCALRGDRARAEEYLTTARNFARRWVQEADDGDHYRLAFDRPGTWSQKYNLIWDRILGLNLFPEEVFQKEVAFYRKVQNRYGLPLDNRRDYTKLDWIFWSATLSRNPADFLALTEPVWRFLNETPDRVPMTDWYDTKTARRVGFTARPVVGALFAPMLYEPQLWEKWAARDQTRATNWAPMPVPPRIIPVVPAADTQPATWRYTTSRPGPDWYQPGFDDSQWKEGRGGFGTPGTPGAHIGTVWNTPRIWLRREIELPAEGLDQLQLWIHHDEDAEVYLNGQLIGRFRGYVTSYFNRALNPQARAALKPGKNLLAITCRQTVGGQYIDAGFVRVEFAPK, from the coding sequence ATGAAACGACAAATCCTCCTCCTCATCGCCGGCATCATGCTCGGACCTCAGGTTCAACCGGTACCGGCCGCCTCCGCGGCCGATGCACCTGCACCCTCTCGATGGCAACCGGCTCGCGGCCCGTTGATGACCCGATGGGCGGCGGACGTTTCGCCCGAACGGGTGCACCCCGAGTATCCGCGACCGCAACTGGTCCGCACGGAATGGCAAAATCTCAACGGCCTCTGGGATTACGCCATCACCTTGCGCGAAGATCCCCAACCCCGAACCTGGGACGGAAAGATCCTCGTGCCGTTCCCCGTGGAATCGGCGCTTTCGGGTGTGATGCGCCGCGTCTATGAGACGAATCGTCTCTGGTACCGGCGCACGTTCACCCTGCCGAAGCGCTGGGCCGGCCAGCGGGTTCTCCTGCATTTCGGTGCGGTGGATTGGGAGACCGTGGTGTGGGTGAATGGACGCGAGGTCGGCCAGCACCGGGGCGGTTACGACGCCTTCAGTTTCGACATCACGGACGCGCTGAAGCCGGAGGGTGAACAGGAACTGGTGGTGGCGGTCTGGGACCCCACCGACGCCGGCACACAACCGCGCGGCAAGCAGGTCCGGGACCCTCACGGCATCTGGTACACCCCGTCCAGCGGCATCTGGCAGACGGTCTGGCTCGAACCGGTGCCGCAGACGCACATCGGCCGCGTGCGCCTCACGCCAAACATTGACGACCAGACCATCCGCATCGAGGCGTTCTGCGCCGGCCCCGCCGAGGGCTGGCAGCTGGAGGCGGAGGTGCGGTCCGAGGGCCGCGCCGTGGGCCGGGGCGCCGTCCCGCTCCCCGCGGCCGGGCCCGCCCAACCCGCGGTCCTGGAAATCCGGATTCCCGGGCCGCGCCTGTGGTCGCCGGATGATCCCCACCTCTATGACCTCCAACTCACACTGCGGCGCGGAAAGCAGGTGGGCGACCGCGTCGGATCCTACTTTGGCATGCGCAAGATCGCCGTCCAACGGGATCCCACCGGCATCCCGCGCCTGTACCTGAACAACCGGCCCCTGTTCCAGTTCGGTCCCCTGGACCAGGGCTTCTGGCCGGACGGACTTTACACGGCCCCGACGGACGAAGCCCTCCGCTACGACATCGAAATGACCAAAAAGCTCGGGTTCAACATGGCCCGGAAACATGTCAAGATCGAGCCCGCCCGATGGTACTACTGGTGCGACAAGCTGGGCCTGTTGGTCTGGCAGGACATGCCCAGCGGTGACCGCTACATCGGCCCGAACGATCCCGACATCCAGCGTTCCCCCGAATCAGCTGCCCAGTTCGAACGCGAACTCCGGGCCATGGTCGAGGGCCTTTACAACCACCCTTGCATCGTCATGTGGGTGCCTTTCAACGAGGGCTGGGGCCAATACGACACCTGCCGGATCGTGGAGCTGATCAAACAGTGGGATCCAACCCGGCTGGTCAACAACGCCAGTGGCTGGGCCGATCGCGGCTGCGGCGATGTGCATGACATCCACGTCTATCCGGGTCCCGGCACCGCACCCGTGGAATCGCGCCGTGCGGTGGTGTTGGGCGAGTTTGGCGGGTTGGGGCTGCCGCTGGCCGGGCACACCTGGCAGGAGGAACGCAACTGGGGGTACCGCAGCTACAACAGCCGCGAGGAACTCACCGAGGCGTACCTCGAACTCCTGCGCCGACTCCATCCGCTCACCGGCGATCAGGGCCTGGCCGCCGCCGTCTACACCCAGACCACCGACGTCGAAATCGAGGTCAACGGTCTCATGACCTATGACCGTGCGGTGGTCAAAATGGATCCGGACCTGATTGCCGAGGCCGCCCGCAAACTCTACACCCCGCCGGTGAAACGGGTCAGCCGACGGGACGAACTCATCCCGCCCGCCACTCCGCTGGTCGCGCACGACCCGTACTTCAGCATCTGGTCCCCCGCGGACGAGTTGACCGGGGCCGACACGGTTCACTGGACCGGGCGTCCGCATCGCCTCACCGGCCTCATCAAGATTGACAACCGCGTCTGGCGGTTCCTCGGCGCCAGCCCGGCCCGCGTGCCCGCCCTGACGCAGACCGGCCTGGAGGTCCTGCCCACGCGCACCCGCTACACCTTCGAAGGCGGCGGCATCCGGTTGCATCTCACCTTCCTTACCCCCGCCCTCCCCATGGACGTGGACATCCTCTCGCGACCCGTGACGTACGTGACCTTCGACCTCGCCTCCACCGACGGACGTTCCCACACCGTGGCCCTCTACTTCGATGCCTCGGCGGAATTGACCGTCAACGAGCCGGAACAAACCGTGACCTGGCAACGCGAATCCTGGGAGACCGTCCACGCCGTGCGGGTCGGCTCGGTCGAGCAGCCCATCCTCGAAAAGCGCGGAGACGATCTGCGCATCGACTGGGGGTATCTCTACCTGGCCGGCTCGGCGAACACACCCGGCGCACCGGCGGCCGGTCCGCGCCATGAAATCCAGGAACTCTTCCTCCGGGGCGGTCGCTGGCCCACCGAAGTGGCCGGAAGCGCCGAACCGGTGCGTGCCGATCGCCTGGTGGTGGCGTGGAACCTGCCCGTGGGCAACGTCGGCCCCAGGCCCGTGCGCACCTGGCTGATGATCGCCTACGATGACCTCTATTCCATCCAGTACATGGGGCACAACCTGCGACCCTACTGGCGGCGCAACGGCTGGGAGGCGGCCGATCTCCTGCGCGCGGCAGCCGCGGAGTTTGAAAGCCTGGAGCGCCGGTGCGAGGCGTTTGACCGCGAGTTGATGGCCGATCTGGAAAAGGTTGGTGGGCCCGCCTACGCCCGAATGGCGGCCCTGGCCTACCGCCAGTGCTTTGCCGCCGGCAAGTTCGTGGCCGATGCCAACGGTCAACCCCTGCAGTTCTGCAAGGAAAACCACTCCAACGGCTGCATCGGCACCGCCGACGTGTTCTATCCCATGTCGCCCCAGTTCCTGCTGTTCGGTTCCACGCTGGCCAAGTCGTTCCTGGTGCCCTACCTCAACTACGCCGCCAGCGAACGTTGGAAGTTCCCCTTCGCACCGCATGACCTCGGCACCTATCCCCATGCCAACGGCCAGGTCTACGGAGGCGGCGAACATTCGGAAGAAAATCAAATGCCGGTCGAAGAGTGCGGCAACGCGCTCATCCTGGTGGCCGCCGTGGCCCGGATCGACCGCGACGCGCGCTTCGCCCTGCCGTACTGGTCCCGGCTCGAACAATGGGCCGCCTACCTCAAGGAGAAGGGATACGACCCGGAAAACCAGTTGTGCACCGACGATTTCGCCGGGCACCTCGCCCACAACGTCAACCTCAGCGCCAAGGCCATCATCGGCCTGGGCGCGTTTGGTCAGCTCTGCGCCCTGCGCGGCGACCGGGCCCGGGCCGAAGAATACCTCACCACCGCGCGCAACTTCGCCCGACGCTGGGTGCAGGAGGCCGACGACGGGGATCATTACCGGCTGGCCTTTGACCGGCCGGGCACCTGGAGCCAGAAATACAACCTGATCTGGGACCGGATCCTGGGCCTGAACCTCTTCCCCGAGGAGGTCTTCCAGAAGGAGGTGGCCTTCTACCGCAAAGTGCAAAACCGCTACGGGCTCCCCCTGGACAACCGTCGCGACTACACCAAGCTGGACTGGATCTTCTGGTCCGCCACCCTGAGCCGCAATCCCGCCGATTTCCTCGCACTGACCGAACCGGTCTGGCGGTTTCTGAACGAAACGCCCGACCGGGTCCCCATGACCGATTGGTACGACACCAAAACCGCACGGCGCGTCGGGTTCACCGCCCGACCCGTGGTCGGGGCCCTCTTCGCACCCATGCTCTACGAGCCGCAGCTCTGGGAGAAATGGGCCGCCCGCGACCAGACCCGCGCCACCAACTGGGCGCCCATGCCGGTCCCGCCCAGGATCATCCCGGTCGTGCCCGCCGCCGATACCCAACCCGCCACTTGGCGCTACACCACCAGCCGGCCGGGCCCGGACTGGTACCAGCCCGGGTTCGACGACTCGCAATGGAAGGAGGGCCGGGGCGGTTTCGGCACCCCGGGCACTCCGGGCGCCCATATCGGCACCGTCTGGAATACTCCCCGCATCTGGTTGCGCAGGGAAATCGAACTGCCCGCCGAAGGACTCGACCAGCTCCAGCTCTGGATCCACCACGATGAAGACGCCGAGGTCTACCTCAACGGACAGTTGATCGGCCGGTTCCGTGGGTATGTCACCAGCTACTTCAACCGGGCCCTCAATCCCCAGGCCCGGGCGGCCCTGAAACCCGGGAAAAACCTCCTGGCCATCACCTGCCGGCAAACCGTCGGCGGCCAGTACATTGACGCCGGGTTCGTCCGGGTGGAGTTCGCCCCGAAGTAA
- a CDS encoding beta-L-arabinofuranosidase domain-containing protein, protein MKRSGRAWTVLAIVVAWVGWTGRAEDGPTVVERPVASGPNRFYGGHRAPLEPAAFVRLPIGSIVPRGWLRHQLELARDGMVGRLSEISPWLDFQRSAWASPEGRGERGWEEMPYWLKGYGDLGYVLNDPHLIAEARRWIEAAMASQREDGWFGPRDLLTSLDGQPDMWPHMVMLNVLQSYHEFSGDPRVLEVMRRYFAWQHRLPGRAFSVGYWPPLRAGDNIESVLWLYNRTGEPWLLDLARKIHENMPAWHRDVVNWHNVNIAQGFRAGTIAWLFTHDPAHRDSAERNWQKVMQTYGQFPGGGFVGDENVRPGYVDPRGGIETCGIVEFMHSYEMLVRLTGDPVWADRCEEIAFNSFPAALTPDARALHYITCANQVQLDRHNKAPGIQNSGTMFSYSPYEVYRCCQHNVSHGWPYYAEELWLATPDQGLAAILYAPCELRARVGSGTTVHLQVDTEYPFDDRVRIRVVTPEPERFPLYLRVPGWCREPRLFLNGRRVPVEARPRTYVRWERTWRDGDVVEWQLPMELSVRTWPTNHNAVSVHYGPLAFSLAIRERWEKYGERVPGWPEWEVFPASAWNYGLELDPARPTAGLRIERKRGRLAPQPFTPDTVPIRIRARARRIPEWQMDRLNMVAPLQPSPAYTTEPMEEVTLIPMGAARLRIAAFPTVSTGSSAHRWMPPARPKKPDWRASASHCYEHDTLDALGDGLEPAHSNDHDIPRFTWWPRRGTREWVQAEFERPRKVGAVAVYWFDDTGVGECRVPAGWTIEYRAGDQWRPVTTRIQPGVARDRWNRVEFDPVETTAIRLVVQLQPNFSAGILEWKILEE, encoded by the coding sequence ATGAAGAGGTCAGGCCGGGCATGGACAGTGCTTGCGATCGTCGTGGCGTGGGTCGGGTGGACAGGTCGGGCTGAGGACGGTCCGACCGTGGTGGAACGGCCTGTGGCGTCGGGGCCCAACCGCTTTTATGGCGGCCATCGCGCGCCCTTGGAACCGGCGGCGTTCGTGCGTCTTCCCATCGGCAGCATCGTTCCCCGGGGTTGGCTGCGCCATCAACTGGAACTGGCCCGCGACGGCATGGTGGGTCGGCTGTCGGAAATCTCGCCCTGGCTGGATTTCCAGCGGAGCGCCTGGGCCAGCCCGGAGGGCAGGGGCGAACGCGGCTGGGAGGAAATGCCCTACTGGCTGAAGGGATATGGCGACCTCGGCTACGTGCTGAACGACCCGCACCTGATCGCGGAGGCACGGCGCTGGATTGAGGCAGCCATGGCATCCCAGCGGGAGGACGGCTGGTTCGGTCCGCGCGATCTGTTGACCAGCCTGGACGGCCAACCCGATATGTGGCCGCACATGGTGATGCTGAACGTGCTGCAGAGTTACCACGAATTCAGCGGGGATCCGCGGGTGTTGGAGGTGATGCGCCGTTACTTTGCCTGGCAACATCGGCTGCCGGGTCGAGCGTTCAGCGTCGGTTACTGGCCCCCGTTGCGCGCCGGCGACAACATCGAGAGCGTGCTCTGGCTGTACAACCGCACGGGCGAACCCTGGTTGTTGGACCTGGCGCGCAAGATCCACGAAAACATGCCCGCCTGGCACCGCGACGTGGTCAACTGGCACAACGTCAACATCGCCCAGGGCTTCCGCGCCGGTACGATTGCCTGGTTGTTCACCCATGATCCGGCCCATCGCGATTCGGCCGAGCGCAACTGGCAGAAGGTCATGCAAACCTACGGCCAGTTTCCGGGGGGCGGTTTCGTGGGGGACGAAAACGTACGGCCCGGGTACGTGGATCCGCGCGGGGGCATCGAGACCTGCGGCATTGTGGAGTTCATGCACAGCTACGAAATGCTCGTGCGTCTGACGGGCGATCCGGTCTGGGCCGACCGCTGCGAGGAGATCGCATTCAACTCGTTTCCGGCGGCCCTGACACCGGACGCGCGCGCCCTGCACTACATCACCTGCGCCAACCAGGTGCAGCTGGACCGGCACAACAAGGCCCCGGGCATTCAGAACTCCGGCACCATGTTCTCCTACAGCCCCTACGAGGTCTATCGTTGCTGCCAGCACAACGTCTCCCACGGCTGGCCCTACTACGCGGAAGAGCTCTGGCTGGCCACGCCCGACCAGGGTCTGGCGGCGATTCTTTATGCGCCCTGTGAATTGCGTGCCCGGGTGGGCTCGGGCACCACGGTGCATCTCCAGGTGGACACGGAGTATCCGTTTGACGATCGCGTCCGCATCCGCGTGGTCACGCCCGAACCGGAGCGGTTCCCGCTGTATCTCCGGGTGCCGGGTTGGTGCCGCGAACCGCGTTTGTTCCTGAACGGTCGTCGCGTCCCGGTGGAAGCGCGACCGCGAACCTACGTCCGGTGGGAACGCACCTGGCGGGATGGCGACGTGGTGGAATGGCAACTGCCGATGGAACTCTCGGTGCGCACCTGGCCCACCAATCACAATGCCGTGTCCGTTCACTACGGGCCGCTGGCCTTTTCCCTGGCCATCCGGGAACGCTGGGAAAAATACGGCGAACGTGTCCCGGGCTGGCCGGAATGGGAGGTCTTCCCCGCCTCGGCATGGAACTACGGACTGGAACTCGACCCTGCCCGGCCCACGGCCGGCCTGCGGATCGAACGCAAACGCGGCCGGCTCGCCCCACAACCGTTCACCCCGGACACGGTGCCGATCCGCATCCGGGCCCGGGCCCGGCGGATTCCCGAGTGGCAAATGGACCGGCTGAACATGGTGGCGCCGTTGCAGCCCTCACCCGCTTACACCACCGAGCCCATGGAGGAGGTGACCCTGATCCCCATGGGCGCCGCGCGGCTGCGCATTGCCGCCTTCCCCACCGTCAGCACCGGGTCATCCGCACATCGTTGGATGCCGCCCGCGCGCCCGAAAAAGCCGGACTGGCGCGCCTCCGCTTCGCACTGTTACGAGCACGACACGCTCGATGCCCTGGGCGACGGTTTGGAACCGGCGCACTCCAACGATCACGACATCCCGCGGTTCACCTGGTGGCCCCGACGCGGCACCCGCGAGTGGGTCCAGGCCGAGTTCGAACGACCGCGCAAGGTCGGCGCCGTGGCGGTGTACTGGTTTGACGACACGGGTGTGGGGGAGTGTCGCGTGCCGGCCGGCTGGACCATTGAATACCGCGCGGGCGATCAATGGCGGCCGGTAACGACACGCATCCAACCCGGCGTGGCCCGTGACCGGTGGAATCGGGTGGAGTTCGATCCGGTGGAAACCACCGCGATCCGCCTGGTCGTCCAACTGCAACCCAACTTTTCCGCAGGCATCCTGGAATGGAAAATCCTCGAAGAATGA
- a CDS encoding rhomboid family intramembrane serine protease, whose product MRTIRHRGGIYHACDQCGGCAVTVPQIRQMAGDRWATQVLRLLNQQSFRGGPRCPFCNQFMRRFHVQNPSLELDGCRSCRLIWFDPGEFEVVPKNVVVSEAAQELALRERLALHELEKVKREMEANPEPEGWHWLPMLLGFPAELSDREPAGFPWATYGLALLITAVSLIGWWGGEGVLAEWGLIPNQWWRMGGLTFLTSFFLHANAWHWFANFYFLCVFGDNVEDYLGRKRWLALLICSALAGDILHILLDPRPDEPCVGASGGISGLITFYALQFPHVRLGLLVYWRLVRIPAGVAWFIWILFQFILAFSQLGGHGEVSALAHLGGAVVGAVAWWIHKRRTRDEPATDM is encoded by the coding sequence TTGCGAACCATCCGGCATCGCGGCGGAATCTATCATGCCTGCGATCAGTGCGGAGGATGCGCCGTCACCGTCCCGCAAATCCGGCAAATGGCCGGGGATCGCTGGGCCACGCAGGTGCTGCGTTTGCTCAACCAGCAAAGCTTCCGGGGAGGTCCACGGTGCCCGTTCTGCAACCAGTTCATGCGCCGGTTTCACGTGCAGAACCCGTCGCTCGAGTTGGACGGTTGCCGGTCGTGCAGGCTGATCTGGTTTGACCCCGGCGAATTTGAAGTCGTACCGAAAAACGTGGTCGTGAGCGAGGCGGCCCAGGAACTGGCCCTGCGCGAGCGCCTGGCACTCCACGAACTGGAGAAGGTCAAGCGGGAGATGGAAGCCAACCCGGAGCCGGAGGGATGGCACTGGCTGCCGATGCTTCTTGGATTTCCGGCCGAGTTGTCGGATCGGGAACCGGCCGGGTTCCCGTGGGCCACGTACGGGCTTGCGCTTTTGATCACCGCCGTTTCCCTCATCGGTTGGTGGGGTGGCGAGGGCGTGTTGGCCGAGTGGGGTCTGATTCCCAACCAATGGTGGCGCATGGGGGGCCTGACCTTTCTCACCAGCTTTTTCCTCCACGCGAATGCGTGGCACTGGTTCGCCAACTTTTATTTCCTGTGCGTTTTCGGCGACAATGTGGAGGATTACCTCGGACGAAAGCGCTGGCTGGCGCTGCTGATATGCTCGGCCCTTGCCGGGGACATCCTGCACATCCTGCTGGATCCCCGTCCGGACGAGCCCTGCGTGGGGGCCAGCGGCGGGATTTCGGGATTGATCACCTTTTACGCGCTGCAGTTCCCGCATGTCCGGCTCGGGCTGCTTGTGTACTGGCGTCTGGTTCGCATCCCGGCAGGTGTGGCGTGGTTCATCTGGATTCTGTTTCAATTCATTCTGGCGTTCTCTCAACTGGGCGGTCACGGGGAGGTTTCCGCCCTGGCGCACCTGGGCGGGGCGGTGGTCGGCGCGGTGGCTTGGTGGATCCACAAAAGGCGGACCCGTGATGAGCCCGCGACCGACATGTAG
- a CDS encoding MauE/DoxX family redox-associated membrane protein, protein MNRREQVRNWVGAALRVGLGLWVGWLGLAKVLDPVTFLKAVRQYDVIHFPWLLNATAILLPWLEVFCAVLLVVGIAVRGTSWLLACLLAGFTVLVAVHGWQLAAAQGLAPCAVRFDCGCGTGEVWLCTKLLENAVMLGVSVVLGSGRLGRAGSVRYALLAGCATRA, encoded by the coding sequence ATGAACCGACGGGAACAGGTCAGGAATTGGGTCGGCGCCGCGCTGCGCGTCGGGTTGGGTTTGTGGGTGGGCTGGCTGGGGCTGGCCAAGGTTCTTGACCCGGTGACCTTTCTCAAGGCGGTGCGGCAGTATGATGTGATTCATTTCCCGTGGTTGTTGAATGCGACGGCAATTCTGCTGCCGTGGCTGGAGGTGTTCTGTGCGGTGTTGCTGGTGGTCGGGATTGCCGTTCGGGGCACGTCCTGGCTGTTGGCCTGCCTGTTGGCCGGGTTCACCGTGTTGGTGGCCGTGCACGGGTGGCAGTTGGCCGCCGCGCAGGGGCTGGCGCCGTGTGCGGTGAGGTTTGACTGCGGTTGCGGGACGGGCGAAGTGTGGCTCTGCACCAAACTGCTGGAGAACGCCGTGATGCTCGGTGTGTCGGTTGTGCTGGGCTCGGGCCGGCTGGGTCGCGCGGGCTCGGTTCGCTATGCACTGTTGGCCGGGTGCGCGACCCGCGCCTGA
- a CDS encoding rhodanese-like domain-containing protein yields MSHGGEGAGRSVGSVWCIVAEAVLVLAVGLGFGCLANALSPRGLNWTRNYFPLPAVTPQPVTAGDAPSGVPAADAESEAIARVTARGYAAWTFERAVEAFADPARLTGRMVWVDARAEIPYRRGHIPGARQFDPYRPEQNLLEVVAACLQAEKVIVYCSGGRCEDAELAASLLEQAGVPRERLVIYVGGFEEWEARGQPVEPRPTSTGSTPAPTP; encoded by the coding sequence ATGAGTCACGGTGGGGAGGGTGCGGGCCGGTCCGTCGGTTCCGTTTGGTGCATTGTGGCGGAGGCGGTTCTGGTGCTGGCCGTCGGGCTTGGGTTCGGGTGTCTGGCCAATGCGCTCTCGCCGCGCGGGCTGAACTGGACGAGGAACTACTTCCCGTTGCCGGCGGTGACACCTCAACCGGTGACGGCGGGAGACGCCCCCTCCGGAGTCCCGGCCGCAGACGCGGAATCCGAAGCGATCGCCCGGGTGACCGCCCGCGGGTATGCGGCCTGGACGTTCGAACGGGCCGTGGAAGCGTTTGCGGATCCTGCGCGGCTGACCGGTCGGATGGTGTGGGTGGACGCGCGCGCCGAGATCCCCTACCGACGCGGTCACATCCCGGGAGCCCGGCAGTTTGATCCCTATCGGCCGGAGCAGAACCTTTTGGAAGTCGTGGCGGCCTGTTTGCAGGCGGAAAAGGTGATTGTGTACTGCAGCGGGGGCCGGTGCGAGGACGCCGAGCTGGCTGCCTCCCTCCTGGAACAGGCCGGTGTACCGCGGGAACGGCTGGTCATCTACGTGGGGGGCTTCGAGGAATGGGAGGCCCGGGGCCAGCCGGTGGAACCCCGTCCAACCTCAACCGGTTCAACTCCGGCCCCGACGCCATGA
- a CDS encoding DUF1573 domain-containing protein — protein sequence MNTRVHWRCHEFIPLMAGVLLGLVCLPGSGQVPSPTLPPQGAAAAAGAPATPETGTGTGPQIRFAAPIHDFGRVVSGAVLRHDFVFTNTGRAVLEITGVHASCGCTTAGEWTRRVEPGQTGVIPIQFNTAGFQGQVLKPITVSCNDPRQPTVALQLRAEIWNPVELSPRYAILHANPERLDQARAVIHIVNREEAPLRLEAPQSSSPHLKAELVEREPGREFDLVIAATDNAPPGNVQGVISMDTSSTNLPKLSVTALLLMQPVVTVAPPFLQLAPGPLPTPQTLTVAVVNNGTNQLRLSDVTVNHTNVTVEVQETNPGRYFNVLLHFPAGFQIPAGQVLALTANTSHPNHPQLRVPIAQSRGPVAPPPALPPPPQPQPAVQAGPPPLPAPNAAPAPAAPGARPAAASPAAPAAARPARPPLELPPMPGT from the coding sequence ATGAACACGCGAGTCCACTGGCGGTGTCATGAATTCATTCCGCTCATGGCAGGGGTGCTTCTGGGGTTGGTCTGCCTGCCAGGTTCGGGTCAGGTTCCCTCGCCCACCCTTCCGCCGCAGGGCGCGGCCGCGGCCGCGGGTGCGCCGGCGACCCCCGAGACCGGTACCGGTACCGGACCGCAGATCCGTTTCGCGGCGCCCATCCACGATTTCGGTCGCGTGGTCAGCGGGGCCGTCCTCCGACACGATTTTGTCTTCACCAACACGGGCCGGGCGGTGTTGGAAATCACCGGCGTGCATGCATCGTGTGGTTGTACCACGGCGGGGGAATGGACCCGGCGCGTCGAGCCGGGACAAACCGGCGTCATTCCCATCCAGTTCAACACGGCCGGCTTTCAGGGGCAGGTGCTGAAGCCCATCACGGTCAGTTGCAATGATCCCCGGCAACCGACCGTGGCCTTGCAATTGCGGGCCGAGATCTGGAACCCGGTCGAGCTGAGCCCCCGCTACGCCATCCTGCACGCCAATCCCGAGCGACTGGACCAGGCCAGGGCCGTCATCCACATCGTCAACCGCGAGGAGGCGCCGCTCCGGTTGGAGGCACCCCAAAGCAGCAGTCCCCACCTGAAAGCCGAGCTTGTGGAACGGGAGCCGGGCCGTGAATTCGATCTGGTCATCGCTGCCACGGACAACGCGCCGCCGGGCAATGTCCAGGGCGTCATCAGCATGGACACCTCGTCCACGAACCTGCCGAAGCTCAGTGTCACGGCGCTGTTGTTGATGCAGCCGGTGGTCACGGTGGCGCCGCCCTTCCTGCAACTGGCGCCCGGGCCATTGCCCACGCCGCAGACGTTGACCGTGGCGGTGGTCAACAACGGCACCAACCAGCTGCGCCTGTCGGACGTGACCGTCAACCACACCAACGTCACCGTGGAGGTTCAGGAGACCAATCCGGGCCGGTATTTCAACGTCCTGCTGCATTTTCCCGCCGGATTCCAGATTCCGGCCGGTCAGGTACTGGCCCTGACAGCCAACACTTCACATCCGAATCATCCGCAGCTTCGCGTGCCCATCGCCCAGTCGCGCGGCCCGGTGGCACCGCCCCCGGCCCTTCCGCCTCCCCCACAACCGCAACCGGCAGTCCAGGCGGGTCCGCCGCCCCTACCGGCGCCCAACGCCGCCCCTGCCCCGGCCGCACCGGGCGCCAGGCCGGCAGCAGCGAGCCCGGCCGCACCCGCGGCAGCGCGGCCGGCCCGGCCGCCGCTGGAATTACCGCCCATGCCCGGAACCTGA
- a CDS encoding adenine phosphoribosyltransferase yields the protein MADVTPLEIQQAIRNVPDFPQPGIQFKDITPLLGDARLFAGSIDLLTEGFTPGQVDTVVGIDARGFIFAAAAAYRLRAGFVPVRKKGKLPYLTHEQTYQLEYGTNTIAIHVDAIRPGARVLLMDDLLATGGTAAAAAELVRKLGGQILQIAFLIELSHLQGRARLAGYPIRSIVVY from the coding sequence ATGGCGGATGTCACCCCCCTTGAAATCCAGCAGGCCATTCGGAACGTGCCGGACTTTCCCCAGCCGGGGATTCAGTTCAAGGACATAACGCCCCTCCTGGGCGACGCGCGCCTGTTCGCCGGGAGCATCGACCTGTTGACGGAGGGTTTTACGCCCGGCCAGGTGGACACCGTGGTGGGCATTGACGCGCGCGGGTTCATCTTTGCCGCAGCCGCCGCCTATCGGTTGCGCGCCGGGTTCGTCCCGGTGCGCAAAAAGGGCAAGCTCCCCTACCTGACCCACGAACAGACCTACCAACTGGAGTACGGCACCAACACCATCGCCATTCACGTGGATGCCATCCGGCCCGGTGCCAGGGTCTTGCTGATGGACGATCTGTTGGCCACGGGCGGCACCGCCGCGGCAGCGGCGGAGCTGGTGCGAAAACTGGGCGGGCAGATCCTGCAGATCGCCTTTTTGATCGAGCTGAGCCACCTGCAGGGGCGGGCCCGGTTGGCCGGGTACCCGATCCGCTCGATCGTGGTTTACTGA